From the Patescibacteria group bacterium genome, one window contains:
- the tyrS gene encoding tyrosine--tRNA ligase, whose product MNLKKILARGVVELIGESDLQKKLTADPTKVVIKYGVDPTRPDIHLGHAVCLRKLREFQDLGCRVVFLIGDFTARIGDPTGKSKIRPELDQAEVEANVKTYLEQAGKILKTTPENFSWIRNSDWFVSMHDVRAPDGMKLTIEANGEKFETPPLPGNHFLARANAWVASRMQKGSIRHYSFINVLAVLRKITHARLIERDMFQDRIKKSEPIFMHEMLYPVIQGIDSNVIADIFGSCDLEVGGTDQHFNMLMGREVMEMNSKKPQAVLTLPILVGTDGKEKMSKSLDNFIGIAESPTEIFGKTMRIADELIPRWVELCTDLDEKDFAQRLKKENPRDLKIELAQELVKIYHGEAAATKAVEEFARLFSADSKSGRPDEISEIAIEEGSWGIVELLNSAKLVASKSEARRLIEAGGVRMNDQKVEKIDATFEVGKSELILQIGKRRWAKIVSGS is encoded by the coding sequence ATGAATTTGAAAAAAATCTTAGCGCGCGGGGTGGTCGAGCTGATTGGCGAAAGCGATTTGCAGAAAAAGCTGACCGCCGACCCGACTAAAGTCGTGATCAAGTACGGCGTCGATCCGACACGACCGGACATTCACCTCGGACATGCGGTCTGTCTGCGCAAGCTGCGCGAATTCCAAGATCTCGGTTGTCGCGTCGTTTTCTTGATTGGGGATTTCACCGCGCGCATCGGCGATCCGACGGGCAAATCCAAAATTCGCCCGGAGCTCGACCAGGCGGAAGTCGAAGCAAATGTAAAAACTTACCTCGAGCAGGCGGGCAAGATTCTCAAGACGACGCCGGAAAATTTTTCCTGGATTCGCAATTCCGATTGGTTCGTCTCGATGCACGATGTCCGTGCCCCGGACGGGATGAAGCTCACGATTGAAGCAAACGGCGAGAAATTCGAAACGCCGCCGCTGCCGGGTAATCATTTCCTCGCGCGGGCGAATGCCTGGGTCGCGAGCCGCATGCAAAAAGGCAGCATCCGGCATTATTCTTTCATCAATGTGCTCGCCGTGCTGCGCAAAATTACGCATGCGCGTTTGATCGAGCGCGACATGTTTCAGGATAGGATTAAAAAAAGCGAACCAATTTTCATGCACGAGATGCTTTATCCCGTGATTCAGGGAATTGATTCGAATGTGATCGCGGATATTTTCGGCAGCTGTGATCTGGAGGTTGGCGGCACGGATCAGCACTTCAACATGCTGATGGGGCGCGAAGTGATGGAGATGAATTCCAAAAAACCGCAGGCTGTTTTGACCTTGCCGATTCTCGTGGGCACGGACGGCAAAGAAAAAATGTCGAAGAGTCTCGATAATTTCATCGGCATCGCCGAATCGCCGACCGAAATTTTTGGCAAGACGATGCGTATCGCCGACGAGCTGATTCCGCGCTGGGTGGAGCTCTGTACGGACTTGGACGAAAAAGATTTTGCGCAGCGCCTCAAGAAAGAAAATCCGCGCGATCTCAAGATTGAGCTGGCGCAGGAGCTCGTCAAAATTTATCACGGGGAAGCGGCTGCCACTAAAGCCGTCGAAGAATTCGCCCGACTTTTTTCCGCTGATTCCAAAAGTGGTCGCCCGGATGAGATTTCCGAAATCGCCATCGAAGAAGGCAGCTGGGGGATCGTCGAACTGCTCAATTCTGCCAAACTGGTCGCGTCCAAAAGTGAGGCGCGGCGCTTGATCGAGGCAGGCGGTGTGCGCATGAACGATCAAAAAGTTGAGAAAATTGACGCGACTTTCGAAGTCGGCAAGTCCGAATTGATTCTGCAAATAGGCAAACGGCGTTGGGCGAAAATCGTGAGTGGTTCGTAA
- a CDS encoding prepilin peptidase, with amino-acid sequence MEIFLLVVIGALGLAVGSFINAAVYRLHAGKFKSLLTGRSFCPKCKKKLAARDLIPLVSFLWLKGKCRFCHKKIAVHYFIIELTTAVAFLLVALFGASGLEPLLWNLFFVSTLIFIASFDAQFGEIPDEVALPAIVFALVGSFLAFTLAPLTALIGALVGGGFFTALVLISDGKWMGGGDIRVGLLLGALTGWRGFIVALFVASFLGSVVGIIQILRKKKKLQSALPFAPFLAVGGIVALLFSQQICAWYLGYLLP; translated from the coding sequence ATGGAAATTTTTTTGCTTGTCGTGATTGGCGCGCTCGGTCTGGCGGTCGGCAGCTTCATCAATGCCGCGGTTTACCGTTTGCACGCCGGTAAATTTAAAAGTCTTCTGACAGGACGCAGTTTTTGTCCGAAGTGCAAAAAAAAATTGGCAGCGCGCGATCTCATTCCGCTCGTGAGTTTCCTCTGGCTCAAGGGAAAGTGCCGTTTCTGCCACAAAAAAATCGCCGTCCACTATTTCATTATCGAGCTCACGACGGCCGTGGCTTTCCTGCTCGTTGCGCTTTTCGGCGCAAGCGGGCTGGAGCCGCTTCTGTGGAATTTATTTTTCGTTTCCACTCTCATTTTCATCGCGAGCTTCGACGCGCAATTCGGCGAAATCCCGGATGAGGTGGCACTGCCGGCTATCGTTTTTGCGCTCGTCGGTAGCTTCCTCGCTTTCACACTTGCACCACTCACGGCACTCATCGGCGCGCTCGTCGGTGGTGGATTTTTCACCGCGCTCGTTTTGATTTCCGATGGCAAATGGATGGGCGGCGGCGACATTCGCGTCGGTCTTTTGCTCGGTGCGCTCACAGGCTGGCGCGGTTTCATCGTCGCGCTTTTCGTCGCGTCATTCCTCGGCTCAGTCGTCGGTATCATCCAGATTCTCCGCAAAAAGAAAAAGCTGCAATCAGCTTTGCCTTTCGCGCCATTTCTCGCGGTCGGGGGGATTGTCGCGCTTTTGTTTTCCCAACAAATCTGCGCCTGGTATCTCGGATATCTACTGCCGTAA
- the tig gene encoding trigger factor: protein MPISVKKLPKSEIEITIEVAPEILAKARAEAIKRFQQEVKIDGFRPGSAPAEKVLERVGENNVTLEAHDLAIKLAYSEAVTSEKLQVVSYPKVEIISTEPLKFVAKVAVLPEVQLGDWQKIKLTKEDLKVEPKEIEAVVKDILKGHAEAKPITDRAAQKGDRVEIDFAGMTPDGVPLDGTQSKNHPLVLGEGNFIPGFEEGVEGMQIAEEKEHTVKFPATYHTKHLAGQAVKFKLKLHKIEELVPPQLDAEFAKKVSGGRKNSWQEVETDIAEHLQSRKEAAAQQKLEADLVDELLKIATIEVPESLTDEEVDWMLKDLKGRLASGGMEWDKYLEGTKKTEEALQKEMRVEGEKRVKVRLILDKLVETEKPVVTEKEVDDAIEHEAERYPESQKKSVRESFASGSSHRLRLQHQLKIIKLLAELIKTLKK, encoded by the coding sequence ATGCCAATTTCCGTCAAAAAACTCCCCAAGTCCGAGATCGAAATCACGATCGAGGTCGCCCCTGAGATTCTTGCGAAAGCACGCGCGGAGGCGATTAAGCGTTTTCAGCAAGAAGTGAAAATCGACGGCTTTCGTCCTGGCAGTGCGCCTGCGGAAAAAGTGCTTGAACGCGTCGGCGAAAATAATGTCACGCTCGAGGCGCACGACCTCGCGATTAAGCTCGCCTACTCGGAAGCCGTGACGAGTGAAAAATTGCAGGTCGTGAGCTATCCGAAAGTCGAGATCATCTCGACCGAGCCGCTGAAGTTCGTCGCGAAAGTCGCCGTCTTGCCGGAAGTGCAGCTCGGCGATTGGCAGAAAATTAAACTCACGAAAGAGGATCTCAAAGTCGAGCCGAAAGAAATCGAAGCCGTCGTGAAAGATATTTTGAAAGGCCATGCCGAGGCGAAACCAATCACGGACCGCGCAGCGCAAAAAGGTGATCGCGTCGAGATCGACTTCGCGGGCATGACGCCGGACGGCGTCCCGCTCGACGGCACCCAGTCGAAGAATCACCCGCTCGTTTTGGGTGAAGGCAATTTCATTCCGGGATTTGAGGAAGGCGTCGAAGGCATGCAAATCGCGGAAGAAAAAGAGCACACTGTGAAATTTCCGGCGACCTACCACACGAAACACCTCGCCGGTCAAGCTGTGAAATTCAAGCTGAAATTGCACAAAATCGAGGAGCTCGTCCCGCCGCAACTCGACGCTGAGTTCGCGAAAAAGGTAAGTGGCGGCAGAAAAAATTCTTGGCAAGAAGTCGAAACGGACATCGCCGAACATTTGCAGTCACGCAAAGAAGCCGCGGCGCAGCAAAAATTGGAGGCGGATTTGGTCGACGAACTTTTGAAAATCGCGACGATTGAAGTGCCCGAAAGTTTGACTGACGAAGAGGTTGACTGGATGCTGAAAGATTTGAAAGGCCGACTCGCAAGCGGCGGCATGGAGTGGGACAAATATCTGGAAGGAACGAAAAAAACCGAGGAGGCGCTGCAAAAAGAGATGCGCGTCGAGGGTGAAAAACGCGTGAAAGTCAGACTGATTCTCGACAAGCTCGTCGAGACGGAGAAACCCGTAGTCACGGAAAAAGAGGTCGACGACGCCATCGAGCACGAAGCCGAGCGCTATCCAGAATCGCAGAAAAAATCTGTACGCGAGTCTTTCGCGAGCGGTTCGTCACATCGGCTGCGGTTGCAACATCAATTAAAAATTATTAAGCTCCTCGCAGAACTTATTAAAACTCTTAAAAAATGA
- the atpD gene encoding F0F1 ATP synthase subunit beta produces MTPEATKTKAKNRIGIVRQVIGPVVDIAFDRDSLPEIFERIVIERENDELGLEVYKHLGDGVVRTVALDLTDGLKRGEQARATGEQITVPVGEKVLGRILDVQGNPVDGAGKIGAKERWPIHRSAPEFTEQTTKVEVFETGIKVVDLLAPFAKGGKVGLFGGAGVGKTVLIQELIHNVAKNHGGYSVFCGVGERTREGNDLYREMQESGVIDKTALIFGQMNEPPGARLRVGLTGLTVAEYFRDVEHRDVLLFIDNIFRFSQAGSEVSALLGRMPSAVGYQPTLAGEMGELQERITSTKDGSITSIQAVYVPADDLTDPAPANTFAHLDATVVLNRALTEQGIYPAVDPLDSTSRQLDANVVGQKHYDTARGVQKVLQRYKDLQDIIAILGIDELSEEDKMTVTRARKLQRFLSQPFHVAEVFTGNPGQYVKLEDTIQGFQEILEGKHDDLSESDFYMVGTIEAAREKHAKNK; encoded by the coding sequence ATGACTCCCGAAGCTACGAAAACGAAAGCCAAAAACCGCATCGGCATCGTGCGCCAGGTCATCGGACCAGTCGTCGACATCGCTTTCGATCGCGACAGCCTCCCGGAAATTTTCGAACGCATCGTCATCGAGCGCGAAAATGATGAGCTCGGACTCGAAGTGTACAAGCACCTCGGCGACGGCGTCGTCCGCACGGTCGCGCTCGATCTCACGGACGGTTTGAAACGCGGCGAGCAGGCGCGCGCCACCGGCGAACAAATCACCGTGCCAGTCGGCGAAAAAGTTTTGGGAAGAATCTTGGATGTCCAGGGCAACCCAGTCGATGGTGCGGGCAAAATCGGCGCGAAGGAACGCTGGCCGATTCACCGCAGCGCACCGGAATTCACAGAACAAACTACGAAAGTCGAAGTTTTTGAAACTGGCATCAAGGTCGTCGACCTACTCGCACCTTTCGCGAAAGGTGGCAAAGTCGGACTCTTCGGCGGAGCCGGTGTCGGCAAGACCGTCTTGATTCAGGAATTAATTCATAATGTCGCGAAAAACCACGGTGGTTATTCCGTTTTCTGCGGTGTCGGCGAACGCACCCGTGAGGGCAACGATCTTTATCGCGAGATGCAAGAGTCGGGCGTCATCGACAAGACAGCTTTGATTTTCGGACAAATGAATGAGCCGCCCGGAGCGCGTCTGCGTGTCGGCTTGACCGGACTCACGGTCGCGGAATATTTCCGTGATGTCGAGCACCGCGATGTTTTGCTGTTCATTGATAATATTTTCCGCTTCTCCCAAGCCGGCTCCGAAGTCTCCGCGCTACTCGGACGCATGCCGTCCGCGGTCGGTTATCAGCCGACTCTCGCGGGCGAAATGGGCGAGCTCCAAGAACGCATCACCTCGACCAAAGACGGTTCGATTACTTCGATTCAAGCGGTTTATGTCCCAGCGGACGATCTCACCGATCCCGCTCCGGCGAATACTTTCGCCCATCTTGACGCGACGGTGGTTTTGAATCGCGCCCTGACTGAGCAAGGCATTTATCCGGCGGTCGATCCGCTCGATTCGACTTCCCGCCAGCTCGACGCGAATGTCGTCGGCCAGAAACACTACGACACGGCGCGCGGCGTGCAGAAAGTTTTGCAACGCTACAAAGATTTGCAGGACATCATCGCAATCTTGGGAATTGACGAGCTCTCCGAGGAAGACAAAATGACCGTCACCCGCGCCCGCAAATTACAGCGCTTTTTGTCGCAGCCTTTCCATGTCGCGGAAGTTTTCACTGGCAACCCAGGTCAATATGTGAAGCTCGAAGACACGATTCAGGGTTTCCAGGAAATTCTCGAAGGCAAGCACGACGATTTGTCTGAGTCCGACTTCTACATGGTCGGGACGATCGAAGCCGCCCGCGAGAAACACGCCAAGAATAAGTAA
- a CDS encoding 5'-3' exonuclease H3TH domain-containing protein encodes MKKLVLLDGHAIIHRAFHAIPEKFSTRSGEPTNAVFGFTSILLNVVELEKPDCLAVAFDRKGKTFRHHADANYKATRAKTAPELIAQIRRVYEIVRAFSIPIFSESGFEADDILGGICEKMEAEKDFHTIVVSGDRDLLQLVDAKTSVHDLAGGYRQAERFTPEKVFAKYGFEPKLIPDFKGLAGDASDNLKGVTGIGPKGATDLIQEFGTLENIFANLEKIKPTAREKLERDRDNAFHSKRMATIRRDAQIDFDLAKCCLSDFDRTTVLELFDELEFHSLEKRFLKLFPPPRIEVAKPVEQPRLF; translated from the coding sequence GTGAAAAAACTCGTCCTTCTCGACGGTCACGCGATTATTCACCGGGCTTTTCATGCTATCCCGGAGAAGTTTTCGACGAGGAGCGGTGAACCGACGAATGCGGTTTTTGGTTTCACTTCGATTTTGCTGAATGTCGTCGAACTCGAAAAACCGGACTGTCTCGCCGTCGCCTTCGACCGCAAAGGCAAAACCTTCCGCCATCACGCCGACGCGAATTACAAAGCCACGCGTGCGAAAACCGCGCCGGAATTGATTGCCCAAATTCGCCGCGTGTATGAAATCGTGCGCGCCTTTTCGATTCCGATTTTTTCGGAGAGTGGCTTCGAGGCGGACGACATCCTGGGCGGGATTTGCGAAAAAATGGAAGCTGAAAAAGATTTTCACACCATCGTCGTCTCGGGCGACCGCGACCTGCTCCAGCTCGTCGATGCGAAAACTTCCGTCCACGATCTCGCGGGTGGTTATCGCCAAGCCGAAAGATTCACGCCCGAGAAAGTTTTCGCCAAATACGGTTTCGAACCGAAATTGATCCCGGACTTCAAAGGACTCGCGGGCGATGCCTCGGACAATCTGAAAGGTGTCACTGGCATCGGACCGAAAGGAGCGACTGATTTGATTCAAGAATTTGGCACGCTGGAAAACATTTTTGCGAATCTGGAAAAGATTAAACCAACTGCCCGGGAGAAATTAGAGCGCGACCGCGACAATGCCTTTCACTCGAAAAGGATGGCGACCATCCGCCGCGACGCGCAGATTGATTTCGATTTGGCGAAATGTTGCCTCAGCGATTTTGACCGAACGACTGTGCTCGAACTTTTTGACGAGCTGGAATTTCATTCATTGGAAAAAAGATTTTTGAAGCTTTTCCCGCCACCGCGAATCGAAGTCGCGAAGCCGGTCGAGCAACCACGACTTTTTTAG
- a CDS encoding KH domain-containing protein — MSDQKLDPTMGADKDFLEMMVRAIVAFPDDVIAERSVDDLGVLLKLRVNEADMSKIVGKEGRTAKALRTLLRLVGSKFDERVNLKILEPDGTERRTEYTERPRTERPQAVRRPVARPKIEAVEPEKDNSAQEGHDAAGAFEDII, encoded by the coding sequence ATGAGTGATCAGAAGCTGGATCCGACGATGGGCGCCGACAAAGATTTTCTGGAAATGATGGTGCGTGCGATTGTCGCTTTTCCTGATGATGTGATTGCCGAGCGCAGCGTCGATGACCTCGGCGTACTTTTGAAATTGCGCGTGAATGAAGCCGACATGAGCAAAATCGTCGGCAAAGAAGGTCGCACGGCGAAAGCGCTGCGCACCCTGCTCCGCCTCGTCGGCTCGAAATTCGACGAGCGCGTGAATCTCAAAATTCTCGAACCGGACGGCACCGAACGCCGCACCGAATACACAGAACGACCGCGCACCGAAAGACCGCAAGCCGTACGCAGACCAGTCGCCCGTCCGAAAATCGAAGCGGTCGAACCTGAGAAAGACAACTCTGCACAAGAGGGTCACGATGCCGCCGGCGCCTTTGAAGATATCATCTGA
- the rpsP gene encoding 30S ribosomal protein S16 produces the protein MLVIRLSRIGHENLQKFRLIVQEKTSSPKSGKVIALVGHYNPENAENKLVFDAAKIETFLKNGATPSDTVARLLLKNGFKKELVTKFVLKYTKQKSKKAPKEEAKPAAAPAAPKAEDAPKA, from the coding sequence ATGCTCGTTATTCGCCTTTCCCGAATCGGTCACGAAAACTTACAGAAATTTCGGCTCATCGTGCAAGAAAAAACCAGCTCGCCGAAGTCTGGCAAAGTGATCGCGCTCGTCGGTCATTACAATCCGGAGAATGCTGAAAACAAGCTGGTTTTCGACGCTGCGAAGATTGAAACTTTCTTGAAAAATGGCGCGACACCGAGCGACACAGTCGCACGCCTTTTGCTGAAAAATGGATTCAAAAAAGAACTCGTGACAAAATTTGTCCTGAAATACACCAAGCAAAAATCGAAGAAAGCTCCGAAGGAAGAAGCCAAGCCCGCCGCCGCTCCTGCGGCACCAAAGGCTGAGGACGCACCAAAAGCATAA
- the nadA gene encoding quinolinate synthase NadA has protein sequence MKIEALQSRIRELKRAKNAIILAHSYQLAEIYDVADLVADSFELAVAAQKTEAKIIVFAGVHFMAESAKLLNPTKKVLLPDPTAGCFLADCATVENLRAKKKEFPDAGVVAYVNSTAVVKAEADACCTSANAVTICQKLPQKQIIFVPDQNLGEWVAENLPEKEIILWKGSCYVHARISEEKVLAAQKLHPHARTLVHPESPRKIRELADLVTGTGGMLKFVKSSAAAEFLVATEIGMLEKLSRENPGKKFFALAGECVNMKKITLAKILHSLETKEFAIEVDPKITNAARQSLEKMIELGK, from the coding sequence GTGAAAATTGAAGCCCTGCAATCGCGGATCCGAGAACTGAAACGCGCGAAAAACGCGATTATCCTCGCGCACAGCTATCAGCTCGCGGAAATTTATGATGTCGCCGATCTGGTCGCAGACTCTTTCGAGCTGGCAGTCGCAGCGCAAAAAACTGAAGCGAAGATTATTGTTTTCGCGGGCGTACATTTCATGGCGGAGTCGGCGAAGCTATTGAATCCGACGAAAAAAGTTTTGCTTCCGGATCCGACAGCGGGCTGCTTCCTGGCGGACTGCGCGACTGTGGAAAATCTGCGCGCCAAGAAAAAAGAATTCCCGGACGCCGGAGTCGTCGCGTATGTGAATTCGACTGCCGTGGTCAAAGCCGAAGCCGACGCCTGCTGTACCTCGGCGAATGCGGTGACGATTTGTCAGAAGCTACCGCAAAAGCAAATTATATTCGTGCCGGACCAAAATCTCGGCGAGTGGGTCGCGGAAAATTTGCCCGAGAAGGAAATCATTTTGTGGAAAGGCAGCTGCTATGTCCACGCGCGCATTTCGGAGGAAAAGGTTTTGGCAGCGCAGAAATTGCACCCGCACGCTAGGACGCTCGTCCATCCCGAATCGCCGCGAAAAATTCGGGAACTCGCCGACCTCGTCACCGGCACCGGCGGCATGCTGAAATTCGTGAAAAGTTCGGCCGCAGCGGAATTTCTGGTCGCGACAGAAATCGGTATGCTCGAAAAATTGAGCCGTGAAAATCCGGGTAAGAAATTTTTCGCACTCGCGGGTGAGTGTGTAAACATGAAGAAAATCACACTCGCGAAAATTTTGCACTCGCTTGAAACGAAAGAATTCGCAATCGAAGTTGATCCAAAAATCACAAACGCCGCGCGCCAAAGCTTGGAGAAAATGATCGAACTGGGAAAATGA
- the rpmF gene encoding 50S ribosomal protein L32, producing MAKHPVPKHRATATRGGRRYSTWKTKELKRLTKISTTVACPKCKSPRQPHTACPTCGYYRGRVVIDLAKKDAKKISKVKA from the coding sequence ATGGCCAAACATCCTGTACCGAAACATCGCGCTACCGCCACACGCGGCGGACGACGCTACTCGACCTGGAAGACCAAAGAATTGAAACGACTCACGAAAATTTCAACGACGGTCGCTTGCCCGAAATGCAAATCGCCGCGCCAGCCGCACACGGCTTGCCCGACTTGCGGCTATTACCGCGGGCGCGTCGTCATCGACCTCGCTAAGAAAGACGCGAAAAAGATTTCGAAAGTTAAAGCCTAA
- the nusB gene encoding transcription antitermination factor NusB, translating to MSASNRRTVREAVAQTVFECEFRGVSEGWLAIFEKNMAEFSCDFEKDFAHGLLEAAFNNLDFLKSWIERLAPEWPFSKIAKLDAAVLLVGLAELKFLTQFKIPPKATLNEFVEIAKNYGDDSDRKFVNGVLSSAKKELESRV from the coding sequence ATGTCGGCATCCAATCGGCGAACGGTGCGCGAGGCGGTCGCCCAGACCGTTTTCGAGTGCGAATTTCGCGGAGTCAGCGAAGGGTGGCTCGCGATTTTCGAAAAGAATATGGCCGAGTTCTCTTGTGATTTTGAAAAAGATTTTGCGCACGGACTACTCGAAGCGGCGTTCAATAACCTCGATTTTTTGAAATCCTGGATTGAGCGACTCGCACCGGAGTGGCCTTTTTCCAAAATTGCGAAACTCGATGCCGCCGTCCTGCTGGTCGGACTCGCCGAATTAAAATTTCTCACGCAATTCAAAATTCCGCCGAAAGCGACCCTGAATGAATTTGTCGAGATCGCCAAAAATTACGGCGATGACTCTGATCGCAAATTCGTGAACGGCGTTTTGTCGTCGGCCAAAAAAGAATTAGAAAGTAGGGTGTAG
- the rnc gene encoding ribonuclease III has product MKDLQKKLAHEFQNPRLLELAFVHRSFVNENRACPESNERLEFLGDAVLELITTEYLFAKFPGKPEGELTALRSALVRGETLAEISRELNFGQHLKLSRGEAKSGGAEKPYLLANVFEAVLGATYLDGGFEKAKAIVHKFLLPKLPGIIASNAQVDAKSEFQEVAQEKLAITPEYRVLGESGPDHSKIFEMGAYVGKDLFGRGRGPSKQEAEQAAAAEALKKLK; this is encoded by the coding sequence ATGAAAGATTTACAAAAAAAACTCGCACACGAATTTCAGAATCCGAGACTACTCGAGCTCGCTTTCGTCCATCGCAGCTTCGTCAATGAAAACCGCGCTTGTCCCGAGTCGAATGAGCGCCTCGAATTTCTCGGCGATGCCGTGCTGGAATTAATCACGACCGAATATCTGTTCGCCAAATTTCCGGGCAAACCGGAAGGCGAGCTGACGGCACTGCGTTCCGCGCTGGTGCGCGGCGAGACACTCGCGGAGATTTCGCGCGAACTTAATTTCGGACAGCATTTGAAATTGTCGCGCGGTGAGGCGAAAAGTGGCGGAGCGGAAAAGCCTTACTTACTCGCGAATGTTTTTGAAGCTGTGCTCGGTGCGACTTATCTCGACGGCGGTTTCGAAAAGGCGAAAGCGATTGTCCACAAATTTCTTCTCCCGAAATTGCCGGGCATCATCGCGTCAAATGCACAGGTCGATGCGAAGTCGGAATTCCAGGAAGTCGCCCAAGAAAAATTAGCCATCACGCCGGAGTACAGAGTCCTCGGCGAAAGTGGTCCGGATCACTCCAAGATTTTCGAAATGGGTGCGTATGTTGGCAAAGATTTATTCGGGCGCGGTCGAGGTCCGAGCAAGCAGGAAGCCGAGCAAGCTGCTGCGGCAGAGGCGCTGAAGAAATTAAAATAA
- a CDS encoding regulatory protein RecX, whose translation MKKFANPRGRRPKLADERQVFSYACWLLARRNYSRAELLEKFSTKYTPDAAIFAKVFAKLTKLRLQSDESFAEGFVRSHAHWGAHRISLELKKRGIADELIELFLPSEISEIENARETLAKKLRGENIPEDYSAKQKLAAFLARRGFSMDVIREVLGM comes from the coding sequence TTGAAAAAATTCGCTAACCCTCGGGGTCGTCGACCGAAACTTGCGGACGAGCGGCAGGTTTTCAGTTACGCTTGCTGGCTGCTCGCGCGCCGCAATTATTCGCGCGCTGAACTGCTCGAAAAGTTCTCTACGAAATACACTCCAGACGCAGCGATTTTCGCCAAAGTTTTTGCCAAGCTCACGAAGCTGCGTTTGCAGTCGGACGAAAGTTTCGCCGAAGGTTTCGTGCGCTCGCACGCGCACTGGGGCGCACACCGCATTTCGCTGGAGCTGAAAAAGCGCGGAATCGCGGACGAGTTGATTGAGCTTTTCTTACCATCGGAAATTTCTGAAATCGAAAATGCGCGTGAGACACTTGCCAAGAAATTGCGCGGTGAAAATATCCCGGAAGATTATTCCGCCAAACAAAAACTCGCCGCCTTTCTCGCGCGGCGCGGTTTCTCGATGGATGTGATTCGGGAGGTTTTGGGAATGTAA
- a CDS encoding metallophosphoesterase: MTAGAVAISAGSGLGRLSDWAKEARREPVANRQKFENPKILPELAGRNIVFVSDFHLCRGKSFGLDLRHAEDFQKMIEEVRADISEKDILVLGGDYVAYPHFEAPRDLPEVEKLLANFSSFSQTKFALLGNHDHEFGQKIVGKIRDSLERVGFDVLDDESRILKVGAAELPIYGTKDWRLGGMEVEKLESFIAEHRDQFKLILTHNPDWVEKNSSEFENSLILAGHTHGGHFSNSWIRTAALYQAKYKSDLIFGRYKLRDSIDLIISNGVGAALPFRQNRPPDYLVVELCRSEK, translated from the coding sequence GTGACTGCTGGTGCGGTAGCAATATCGGCAGGGTCAGGTTTGGGTCGGCTGAGTGATTGGGCGAAGGAAGCGCGGCGCGAGCCAGTCGCGAATCGACAAAAATTCGAAAATCCCAAAATTCTGCCCGAGCTTGCTGGCAGGAATATAGTTTTTGTTTCAGATTTTCATCTTTGTCGTGGCAAGAGTTTCGGGTTGGATTTGCGGCACGCCGAAGATTTTCAAAAAATGATTGAGGAAGTGCGCGCGGATATTTCTGAGAAAGATATTTTGGTGCTCGGAGGTGATTATGTTGCTTACCCACATTTCGAAGCACCGCGCGACTTGCCCGAGGTGGAAAAATTACTCGCGAATTTCAGTTCGTTCTCGCAAACGAAGTTCGCGCTCCTTGGTAATCACGATCATGAATTCGGTCAGAAAATTGTCGGTAAAATCAGAGACTCTTTAGAAAGAGTCGGTTTTGATGTATTGGATGACGAGTCGCGAATTTTGAAAGTTGGCGCGGCTGAGTTGCCGATTTATGGTACGAAAGATTGGCGACTGGGTGGGATGGAAGTTGAGAAATTGGAAAGTTTTATCGCGGAGCATCGCGACCAATTCAAATTAATTCTGACTCATAATCCCGACTGGGTCGAAAAAAATTCTAGCGAGTTTGAAAATAGTTTAATCTTGGCTGGACACACGCACGGCGGACATTTTTCGAATTCTTGGATCAGAACGGCTGCGCTTTATCAGGCGAAATATAAATCAGACTTAATTTTTGGGCGGTACAAATTGCGTGATTCTATTGACCTGATTATCAGCAATGGCGTCGGCGCGGCGCTGCCTTTTCGACAAAACCGACCGCCGGATTATTTGGTGGTCGAACTTTGTCGCTCGGAAAAATAA